Below is a genomic region from Deinococcus koreensis.
GGGGCCGGCCAGCGAGATGGCCTTCAGGGTCACCGCCACGTTGATCTGGGTGCTGAGGATGAAGTAGCCGATCAAGACCAGCGTGAAGCGGCGGAAGTGCCGATCCAGCGCGGCCGTTCTCAGGCCGCCGAAGCCGCTGACCTTGCTGCCCGCCGGGCGCAGGCGCGGCAGGGTGGCGCCCAGCACCACGGCGGCCAGCAGGTACACGCTGGCCGCGCACAGGGCGGCGGTGCGGAAGCCCAGGCCCAGCAGCGCGGCGCCGATCAGCGGGCCCGTGACCATGCCCAGGTTGCCGGAGATGCTGGTCAGGCCGAACATCCGGGTGCGGTGCTCGGGCCGGGTCACGGCGGTGATCGCGGCGCTCTTGGGGGCGTCGAAGAGGCCGCCGCCCACCCCGGCCAGCAGGGCGGCCGAGAGCAGCACGCCGGGCGTCTCCGCGAAGCCCATCCAGGCGAAGCCCGCGCAGCGCAGCACACAGCCCGCCAGGATCAGCGGGCGCGGCCCCACGCGGTCGGCCCAGGCCCCGCCGAAGACCGTCAGGCCCTGCTGGGTCAGCTGCCGCAGGCCCAGCACCAGCCCCACCGTGGCCGCCGGCCAGCCCAGCCCGCCGGAGCTGGTGGGGCCGCTGAAATGCACGGTGACCAGCGGGATGACCGCGAAGAACCCGCCCCACATCAGGAAATTGGCGGCGATCAGACCGAGCTGCGCGGCCGAGGGGCGCAGGGGGCTGTTTACCGGGTGGGGCGGGGGGCTGGGGGACGCGGGCAGGCTCACGAGGCCGAGGCTAGCGCGCGGCCGGCGCGGCTGGGCCACAGTGAATGGGGTCACAGTGAACGGGGCCACAGTGAACGGGGGAGTGAGCTT
It encodes:
- a CDS encoding MFS transporter; the encoded protein is MPASPSPPPHPVNSPLRPSAAQLGLIAANFLMWGGFFAVIPLVTVHFSGPTSSGGLGWPAATVGLVLGLRQLTQQGLTVFGGAWADRVGPRPLILAGCVLRCAGFAWMGFAETPGVLLSAALLAGVGGGLFDAPKSAAITAVTRPEHRTRMFGLTSISGNLGMVTGPLIGAALLGLGFRTAALCAASVYLLAAVVLGATLPRLRPAGSKVSGFGGLRTAALDRHFRRFTLVLIGYFILSTQINVAVTLKAISLAGPGATAPLYGLSAGLAVALQYPLLRLAERTLPTRAALMVAVGLVGLSLGLMALVTTFPALLACVALYSLGTMLVYPTQQTLTARFAPPGLVGSYFGFSAISLGVGGALGSVLGGTLVDAGARLGLGALPWLTLAGIGVLTVLGLRWALRGLEFGDDEGGNQ